The Solirubrobacterales bacterium nucleotide sequence TCCTGCTGGCGATCCCGGCGGTGGTGATCAGCGGACTGTTTCAGCTTTACGGGATCCTCTCCGGCGAGGAAGCGGTCGGCGAACCGATCATCAACGTGGTGGTCGCCACCCTGGTCTCCTTCGTGGTCGGGTACGCAGTGATCGCCTGGCTGCTCCGTTACCTCTCCAACAACAGCTACGCGATCTTCGTCGGCTACCGGCTGCTGCTCGGGGCCGGGGTCCTGACCCTCACCGCGGCCGGTCTGATCTCGGTCTGATCGCACCCGACACCCCGGCCAAAGGCACAACATCGTTCTGGAGCCGATTGTGGCGGCCATGTGGCCCAAATCGGCTCCAGAAGGAGTTGAACGGAGTCCTGCCATGTTCTGGAGCCGATTGTGGAGTCTATGTCGCCTAAATCGGCTCCAGAACGGAGGAGGGGGTTTCAGATTGCGGTCAGGGCCATCTCGAGTACCAGCCAGATGACCACCATCACCACGGTCGGGATCGTGACGAAGGTGACCGCGAACGGGATCGGGAGTGCTCCGACGATGCGTGAGCGGGGCGCGATCGCCACGTGGATCAGCCCGATCGCGAGCACCGGCAGGAAGAGGCTGATCGCGAATGGGCCGGAGCTTTCGTCGATCGCACCGATCAGGAAGCCGGTGGCGAAGGCCAGGACCAGGAACAGCAGCGCGAAGAGCAGATGCCCGAGCTGACGTTCCACATAAGGGCCGAACAGCCACAGACCGTAAACGGCCAGCAGCAGCTGAAAGACGTTCAGATGGGGGATCCGGCCGGCCGCCCCGAGGATCAGGCTGACCGCGATCAGGGCGAGCGTGATCCAGACCGGCCCCCTGGCCTCGAGTGTGTCGCGGAGCGGGATCACGCCGCGGTTTGGCTCAGGGATGCCCGCAGGGCGCTCTCGTCGGCGTGGTAGGAGCTGCGGACCAGCGGGCCGGCCGCAACCGACTCGAAGCCGATCGCGTAGGCCGCTTCCTCCAGGGCCTTGAACTCGTCCGGATGCCAGTAGCGGACCACCGGGAGATGATTGATCGTCGGGCGCAGGTACTGGCCGACGGTGAGGATCTGAACCCCGTGTTCCCGCAGGATCCCGAAGGTCTCGACCAGCTCGTCGAACTCCTCGCCGAGACCGACCATCAGGCCGGACTTGGTGAAGACTTCGCCCTCACCCATCTCCCGGGCCAACCTCAGTACCCGGGCGGACCGGAGGAACTTCGAGCCCCGACGGGCCTTCGGGTAAAGCCGCGGCACGGTCTCCACGTTGTGGTTGAAGACGTCGGGACGTTCGGCCAGCACCCGGGCCAACGGCATCTCCTGACCGCGGAAGTCAGGGGTGAGGATCTCCACCTTGCAGCCGGGGGCCCGCATCCGGATTGAACGGATCACCCCGACGAAGGCGGAGGCGCCGTAATCCGGCAGGTCGTCCCGGTCGACCGAGGTGACCACCGCGTGCTTGAGGCCGAGCTGCCGCACCTGGTTTGCCACCTTCAGCGGTTCCAGCGGATCGTGAAAACTCGGTTTGCCGGTCTGCACGTTGCAGAAGCCGCAGCGGCGGGTGCAGACATCCCCGAGGATCATGAAGGTCGCGGTCCCCCGCTCCCAGCACTCCCCGATGTTCGGGCAGTTCGCCTCCTCGCAGACCGTGTTCAGCCCGTCCTCGCCGATCATCGCCTTGATCTCCCGGTACTGCGGCCCGCCCGGGGGCGGCACCTTCAGCCAGGCGGGTTTACGGGAACGGAACGGGATCGTGCCGTCGGTGGAGATGTCGGCCCCGCCCGGGTTGGCCCGGGACCGGGTGACGTGAATCCGGTCGGCGGCTCCGGCGGCGCGGTCTGGCTGCTGGTCGGAGGGCGAAGGGATCGTGGTACTCATTGCTTTGGCTAAGGCTACGCCTTCCCGCCCGCCGTCGATGCCTCCGGCCTCAGCCAGCAGGAGCGAGGCCGAGCATGACTGGATCGACCGGTTCGAGATCCCGGCCGAGCAGTTCGGCCAGTTCCTCGGCGACCGCGATCCCAAGCCCCTCCGGTCCCGGCACCGTGCGGTAGGCGGTCCCCGGTCCGGAACGATCCCCGGCCGCCTTCGAGGAGTCGGTCACCTGCTCGGCGATCGAGGTCACCGCGCAGTGTTCGATTCCGCAGGAGTTGATCCACCCGAACGGGGTGAGGTCGCCATCGACATTGATCGCGAGCCCGTGGCTGGAGACCCCGCGGCTGACCCGCAGGCCGATCGAGCCGATCTTCCGGATCCGGCCGGAGGCGACGCCGGCGGCGGTGGAGGCCGCCGTCGCCCCGACCGGCAGGGGACCGTCCCGATCGACCCAGAGACCGGTCAGCCCCTCGATCCGTCCCGCCGCCACCCGCCATCTCCCGAGGGCCCGGACCATCGCGGTCTCGAGCACTTCGACAAACCAGGCCACCTCGACCTGGCCTGCTTTCCCCCGCCGCCGGGAGATACCGCGCAGATCGACG carries:
- a CDS encoding rhomboid family intramembrane serine protease, translating into MIPLRDTLEARGPVWITLALIAVSLILGAAGRIPHLNVFQLLLAVYGLWLFGPYVERQLGHLLFALLFLVLAFATGFLIGAIDESSGPFAISLFLPVLAIGLIHVAIAPRSRIVGALPIPFAVTFVTIPTVVMVVIWLVLEMALTAI
- the lipA gene encoding lipoyl synthase, with amino-acid sequence MSTTIPSPSDQQPDRAAGAADRIHVTRSRANPGGADISTDGTIPFRSRKPAWLKVPPPGGPQYREIKAMIGEDGLNTVCEEANCPNIGECWERGTATFMILGDVCTRRCGFCNVQTGKPSFHDPLEPLKVANQVRQLGLKHAVVTSVDRDDLPDYGASAFVGVIRSIRMRAPGCKVEILTPDFRGQEMPLARVLAERPDVFNHNVETVPRLYPKARRGSKFLRSARVLRLAREMGEGEVFTKSGLMVGLGEEFDELVETFGILREHGVQILTVGQYLRPTINHLPVVRYWHPDEFKALEEAAYAIGFESVAAGPLVRSSYHADESALRASLSQTAA
- the lipB gene encoding lipoyl(octanoyl) transferase LipB, with the protein product MKAFGELPELGLAWLGQRPYEEILAAQERLVSLRQRGEIGDLLLLLEHSPVLTLGRRTEPGDLLHDRGFYEDHGIAVEPTPRGGKVTYHGPGQLVAYPIVDLRGISRRRGKAGQVEVAWFVEVLETAMVRALGRWRVAAGRIEGLTGLWVDRDGPLPVGATAASTAAGVASGRIRKIGSIGLRVSRGVSSHGLAINVDGDLTPFGWINSCGIEHCAVTSIAEQVTDSSKAAGDRSGPGTAYRTVPGPEGLGIAVAEELAELLGRDLEPVDPVMLGLAPAG